Proteins encoded within one genomic window of Brassica rapa cultivar Chiifu-401-42 chromosome A09, CAAS_Brap_v3.01, whole genome shotgun sequence:
- the CENH3 gene encoding histone H3-like centromeric protein HTR12 isoform X2 — protein sequence MARTKHFASRARDRNPTNATASSSAAAAAGPSATPTRRGGSQGGEAQQTATPPATTTAGRKKGGTKRTKQAMPKSSNKKKTFRYKPGTVALREIRHFQKTTKLLIPAASFIREVRSVTQIFAPPDVTRWTAEALMAIQEAAEDFLVGLFSDAMLCAIHARRVTLMRKDFELARRLGGKGRPL from the exons ATGGCGAGAACGAAACATTTCGCTTCCAGGGCCCGAGATCGCAATCCAACta ATGCGACTGCTTCATCttcggcggcggcggcggcagGTCCGAGTGCG ACCCCGACGAGAAGAGGAGGCAGCCAAGGTGGTGAAGCTCAACAGA CAGCAACTCCACCAGCAACCACCACCGCCGGTAGAAAA AAAGGAGGGACTAAGCGAACTAAACAAGCTATGCCTAAAA GTTCCAACAAGAAGAAGACATTCCGTTACAAGCCTGGAACCGTTGCCCTCAGAGAGATTCGCCATTTCCAGAAGACCACCAAACTTCTTATCCCTGCCGCTAGTTTCATCCGAGAA GTGAGAAGTGTCACCCAGATCTTTGCCCCTCCCGATGTTACCCGTTGGACTGCTGAAGCTCTTATGGCTATTCAAGAG GCGGCTGAAGATTTCCTAGTTGGCCTCTTCTCTGATGCGATGCTCTGCGCTATCCACGCAAGACGTGTTACTCTAA TGAGAAAAGATTTTGAGCTTGCACGCCGTCTTGGAGGAAAAGGCAGGCCATTGTGA
- the LOC103843790 gene encoding tyrosine-protein kinase Srms — MEQLREIGEVLGGIRALMVFKDNIHINQRQCTLLLDLFIATYDSVSESMRLNLRFGEKNTSKWKILEQPLRELLCVVREGEAYVRFSLEPKLGFWAKAVFLQHNIDCMELHVHNLLSSVPIIIEAIEMASELSGWDEQEMNKKRLVHSNKYMKQWNDSQMFTWKFGREYLVTEDLCSRYESAWREDMWLLTQELQEKRRPGSSKQDRKMAEFLLKNLGDGNELFPSSILVSSKDYQVKKRLGNGSQYKEITWLGESFALRHFFGDIDALLPQVTSLLSLSHPNIVYYLCGFADEEKKECFLVMELMSKSLGTHVKEVCGPRRKNTLSLPVAVDLMLQVSRGMEYLHSKGVYHGELNPSNILVKPRRSNQTGDGHYLHGKICGFGLTSVKGFSFKSASSNESFPFIWYSPEVLEEQEQGGSSLKYTEKSDVYSFGMVCFELLTGKVPFEDSHLQGDKMSRNIRAGERPLFPFHSPKFITNLTKRCWHADPNQRPSFSSISRVLRYIKRFLALNPECQQDTLVSPPVDYCEIETKLLKKLSWEKTTELVQVSQVPFQMFAYRVVEQAKTCKKNNLREASESGSEWASCSEDEGGGGSDEQVSSEKERRLSCSNEVGMRKKKPVSKRASGLKPIQKPGLSSSQYI; from the coding sequence ATGGAGCAACTTCGAGAGATAGGAGAGGTATTAGGAGGCATAAGAGCCTTAATGGTGTTCAAGGACAACATTCATATCAACCAGCGTCAATGCACTCTATTACTCGACCTCTTCATCGCCACATACGACTCAGTTTCCGAATCCATGAGACTAAACCTACGTTTCGGAGAGAAGAACACGTCCAAATGGAAGATTCTAGAACAGCCCTTGAGGGAGCTTCTATGTGTGGTACGAGAAGGGGAGGCTTACGTTAGGTTCTCTTTAGAGCCTAAACTAGGCTTTTGGGCTAAAGCTGTTTTCTTACAACACAACATAGATTGCATGGAGCTTCACGTTCATAACCTTCTCTCTTCTGTACCCATCATCATCGAGGCTATAGAGATGGCAAGCGAGCTTTCAGGGTGGGACGAACAAGAGATGAACAAGAAGAGGCTGGTGCATTCGAACAAGTACATGAAGCAATGGAACGACTCTCAGATGTTTACATGGAAGTTCGGGAGAGAGTATTTGGTGACCGAGGACTTGTGCAGCCGGTACGAGAGTGCTTGGAGAGAGGACATGTGGCTTCTAACGCAAGAGCTTCAGGAAAAAAGGCGTCCGGGTTCAAGCAAACAAGACAGGAAGATGGCAGAGTTCCTTTTGAAGAATCTAGGAGATGGTAACGAGCTGTTTCCATCTTCTATTCTGGTCAGCTCGAAAGATTACCAAGTGAAGAAGAGATTAGGTAATGGGAGTCAGTACAAGGAGATTACATGGTTAGGTGAAAGCTTTGCGCTTAGGCATTTCTTTGGAGACATCGATGCTCTGCTTCCTCAGGTCACTTCATTGCTATCTCTTTCACACCCAAACATTGTGTATTACCTTTGTGGATTCGctgatgaggagaagaaagagTGTTTCCTTGTTATGGAACTAATGAGTAAAAGCCTTGGGACGCACGTCAAAGAGGTGTGTGGTCCGAGGAGGAAGAACACACTCTCCCTCCCGGTCGCGGTTGATCTGATGCTTCAGGTATCACGTGGTATGGAATATCTTCACTCCAAGGGAGTGTACCACGGAGAGTTGAATCCATCTAACATTCTTGTCAAACCAAGAAGAAGTAACCAAACCGGAGATGGGCATTATCTACACGGCAAGATTTGTGGCTTTGGTTTGACTTCTGTCAAGGGCTTCTCCTTTAAAAGTGCTTCTTCGAATGAGAGTTTTCCATTCATATGGTATTCCCCTGAAGTGCTAGAGGAGCAGGAACAGGGCGGAAGCAGCCTTAAGTACACCGAGAAATCTGATGTGTACAGCTTTGGAATGGTTTGCTTTGAGCTTTTAACAGGTAAAGTACCGTTTGAGGATAGCCACCTTCAAGGAGATAAAATGAGTAGAAACATTAGGGCTGGGGAGAGACCGCTTTTCCCGTTTCATTCACCTAAATTCATAACAAACCTGACCAAAAGATGCTGGCATGCTGATCCGAACCAGCGTCCATCTTTCTCGTCCATAAGCAGAGTTCTGCGGTACATCAAACGGTTTTTAGCTTTGAACCCGGAATGTCAACAAGACACGCTTGTCTCTCCTCCTGTGGATTACTGTGAGATAGAGACTAAGCTGTTGAAAAAGCTCTCATGGGAAAAAACAACAGAGTTAGTTCAAGTTTCACAGGTTCCTTTTCAGATGTTTGCATATAGGGTGGTGGAACAGGCAAAGACTTGTAAGAAAAACAATCTCCGAGAGGCTTCAGAATCGGGTAGTGAATGGGCATCGTGTAGTGAAGATGAAGGTGGGGGTGGATCAGACGAGCAGGTGTCATCTGAGAAGGAAAGGAGGCTTTCATGCTCAAATGAGGTGGgtatgaggaagaagaagcctGTTTCAAAAAGAGCTTCTGGCCTGAAACCAATTCAAAAACCAGGTTTGAGCAGTAgtcaatatatatag
- the LOC103843789 gene encoding MYB-like transcription factor ETC1, translating to MDKQRKSKHPKTNAYATIVSSSSEEVSSLEWEEIAMTQEEEDLICRMYKLVGERWDLIAGRIPGRTAQVIERFWVMKNHRRA from the exons ATGGATAAGCAGCGTAAGTCGAAGCATCCCAAGACCAATGCTTATGCCACCATTGTTTCCTCTTCTTCGGaag AAGTGAGCAGTCTTGAGTGGGAAGAAATAGCAATGacacaagaagaagaggattTGATCTGCAGAATGTATAAGCTTGTCGGCGAAAG GTGGGATTTAATAGCTGGGAGGATTCCAGGAAGAACGGCACAAGTGATCGAGAGGTTTTGGGTCATGAAGAATCATCGAAGAGCTTGA
- the CENH3 gene encoding histone H3-like centromeric protein HTR12 isoform X3: MARTKHFASRARDRNPTNATASSSAAAAAGPSATPTRRGGSQGGEAQQTTPPATTTAGRKKGGTKRTKQAMPKSSNKKKTFRYKPGTVALREIRHFQKTTKLLIPAASFIREVRSVTQIFAPPDVTRWTAEALMAIQEAAEDFLVGLFSDAMLCAIHARRVTLMRKDFELARRLGGKGRPL, encoded by the exons ATGGCGAGAACGAAACATTTCGCTTCCAGGGCCCGAGATCGCAATCCAACta ATGCGACTGCTTCATCttcggcggcggcggcggcagGTCCGAGTGCG ACCCCGACGAGAAGAGGAGGCAGCCAAGGTGGTGAAGCTCAACAGA CAACTCCACCAGCAACCACCACCGCCGGTAGAAAA AAAGGAGGGACTAAGCGAACTAAACAAGCTATGCCTAAAA GTTCCAACAAGAAGAAGACATTCCGTTACAAGCCTGGAACCGTTGCCCTCAGAGAGATTCGCCATTTCCAGAAGACCACCAAACTTCTTATCCCTGCCGCTAGTTTCATCCGAGAA GTGAGAAGTGTCACCCAGATCTTTGCCCCTCCCGATGTTACCCGTTGGACTGCTGAAGCTCTTATGGCTATTCAAGAG GCGGCTGAAGATTTCCTAGTTGGCCTCTTCTCTGATGCGATGCTCTGCGCTATCCACGCAAGACGTGTTACTCTAA TGAGAAAAGATTTTGAGCTTGCACGCCGTCTTGGAGGAAAAGGCAGGCCATTGTGA
- the CENH3 gene encoding histone H3-like centromeric protein HTR12 isoform X1, with translation MRLLHLRRRRRQVRVRPRREEEAAKVVKLNRVSLSNTFLLISIESSFFSSLSSFSLRRDSIAAATPPATTTAGRKKGGTKRTKQAMPKSSNKKKTFRYKPGTVALREIRHFQKTTKLLIPAASFIREVRSVTQIFAPPDVTRWTAEALMAIQEAAEDFLVGLFSDAMLCAIHARRVTLMRKDFELARRLGGKGRPL, from the exons ATGCGACTGCTTCATCttcggcggcggcggcggcagGTCCGAGTGCG ACCCCGACGAGAAGAGGAGGCAGCCAAGGTGGTGAAGCTCAACAGAGTGAGTCTTTCTAACACGTTTTTGTTGATATCCATTGAATCCTCCTTTTTTTCATCTCTATCTTCCTTTTCGTTGCGACGTGACTCAATTGCAGCAGCAACTCCACCAGCAACCACCACCGCCGGTAGAAAA AAAGGAGGGACTAAGCGAACTAAACAAGCTATGCCTAAAA GTTCCAACAAGAAGAAGACATTCCGTTACAAGCCTGGAACCGTTGCCCTCAGAGAGATTCGCCATTTCCAGAAGACCACCAAACTTCTTATCCCTGCCGCTAGTTTCATCCGAGAA GTGAGAAGTGTCACCCAGATCTTTGCCCCTCCCGATGTTACCCGTTGGACTGCTGAAGCTCTTATGGCTATTCAAGAG GCGGCTGAAGATTTCCTAGTTGGCCTCTTCTCTGATGCGATGCTCTGCGCTATCCACGCAAGACGTGTTACTCTAA TGAGAAAAGATTTTGAGCTTGCACGCCGTCTTGGAGGAAAAGGCAGGCCATTGTGA